Proteins from one Candidatus Margulisiibacteriota bacterium genomic window:
- the greA gene encoding transcription elongation factor GreA, translating to MGEQVSKENLKKMEEKLEALKQRRGVISKTIGEARDGGDLKENSAYHAAKDEQGLNEMRIRELEAKISSVTVVDPRDLPKSDAVRVGSTVRIKALDTGKECAYQIVPEIEADVLEDKISTDSPIGGALIGAKKGEVVEVEVPRGKVKYQVLSVL from the coding sequence ATGGGCGAGCAAGTCAGCAAAGAGAACCTGAAAAAGATGGAGGAGAAGCTGGAGGCGCTGAAGCAGCGCCGGGGGGTCATCTCCAAGACGATCGGCGAAGCGCGCGACGGCGGCGACCTGAAGGAGAACTCCGCTTACCACGCGGCCAAGGACGAGCAGGGGCTTAACGAGATGCGGATCCGCGAGCTGGAGGCGAAGATCTCGAGCGTCACGGTGGTCGACCCCAGGGACCTGCCGAAAAGCGACGCGGTGCGGGTCGGTTCCACGGTTCGGATCAAGGCGCTCGATACCGGCAAGGAGTGCGCCTACCAGATCGTTCCCGAGATCGAGGCCGACGTGCTGGAAGACAAGATCTCGACCGATTCCCCGATCGGCGGCGCGCTGATCGGCGCGAAAAAAGGCGAGGTCGTCGAGGTCGAAGTGCCGCGGGGCAAGGTCAAGTACCAGGTCCTATCCGTGCTATAA
- a CDS encoding glycosyltransferase encodes MLKPDLNVAFVGNYLPRICGIATFTTDLCEATAKLLSPRSNVFALAVNDTAKGYAYPRRVEFTLQKNLQSDYYEAANFINASNADVVCVQHEYGIYGGWDGIYILSLIASLSVPVVVVLHTVLKNPTPNQKKIVQEMAQRASQLIVMSDLAVTLLQEVYAVPAGKIRMLYHGTPDFTALDNSRYKKRFQVEGNQTLLTFGLLSPNKGIEVVINALPALVREFPKLIYVVLGKTHPNVLKEYGEKYRAGLIALVDKLGLQEHVIFDDRFVSLEELYAWLMAADIYITPYLNEAQIVSGTLSYAVGAGTAIISTPYWHAKELLAEGRGRLIDFGDSGALAATLRDLLSDKAKLKSLRAKTYKFGRQMRWEVVAAQYLELFRHSAAAAAKRSLSLKTPALLLREPAFDLLHLQRLTDDTGLIQHAKYIVPDRHTGYCLDDNSRALMLCAWAVFLLQSGEARALIPTYFSFTHFMQNKDGRFRNFIDYQRRFLDDNGSDDAAGRALWALGYIIWRPPHNAYRSLAFECFQKALPHIRGLNLRGKALAMLGLAAYLRCYQGDESVAALLRECADYLLDLYKKVSKDDWRWFEEIVCYDNGIMPMALFQTYSLLREEKYLQVAKETLEFLEKMTSNNGRLSIVGSRGWYKRGGERAQYDQQPIDAAAMVLAYQSAYRVTREKEYLKKMRSAFGWFLGDNDMGMSLYDYETKGCADGLLPEGVSLNQGGESTVSFLMALLAMIEEYEIEGAA; translated from the coding sequence ATGCTGAAACCGGACCTCAATGTCGCCTTTGTCGGCAATTATCTCCCGCGCATTTGCGGGATCGCCACTTTTACCACCGACCTGTGCGAGGCGACCGCCAAGCTTCTTTCGCCCCGGTCGAACGTTTTTGCGCTGGCCGTCAACGACACGGCCAAAGGTTACGCTTATCCGCGCCGGGTGGAATTCACTCTGCAAAAGAACCTGCAGAGCGATTATTACGAAGCGGCCAATTTTATCAACGCCAGCAACGCCGACGTGGTCTGCGTCCAGCACGAGTACGGGATCTACGGCGGCTGGGACGGCATTTACATCCTCTCCCTGATAGCCAGCCTCAGCGTCCCGGTGGTGGTGGTACTGCACACCGTGCTGAAAAATCCGACCCCTAACCAGAAAAAGATCGTCCAGGAGATGGCCCAGCGAGCCAGCCAGCTGATCGTCATGAGCGACCTGGCCGTCACGTTATTACAAGAGGTTTATGCCGTCCCGGCCGGGAAGATCAGGATGCTTTACCACGGCACGCCCGATTTTACCGCTCTCGACAACAGCCGCTACAAAAAACGGTTCCAGGTGGAAGGGAACCAGACGCTGCTGACTTTTGGCCTGCTCAGTCCGAACAAGGGGATCGAGGTGGTCATTAATGCCCTCCCGGCACTGGTCCGGGAATTTCCCAAATTGATCTATGTCGTGCTGGGGAAAACCCATCCCAACGTCCTGAAGGAATACGGCGAAAAATACCGGGCCGGCCTGATCGCGCTGGTCGACAAGCTGGGGCTGCAGGAACACGTGATCTTTGACGACCGCTTTGTCAGCCTGGAAGAACTTTATGCCTGGTTGATGGCGGCGGATATCTATATTACCCCTTATTTGAACGAGGCGCAGATCGTCAGCGGAACGTTGTCCTACGCGGTCGGGGCGGGGACCGCCATCATCTCCACCCCTTACTGGCACGCCAAAGAGCTGCTCGCCGAAGGCCGGGGGCGGTTGATCGATTTTGGGGACAGCGGCGCGCTGGCCGCTACCCTGCGCGACCTGCTGTCGGACAAGGCCAAGCTCAAATCGCTGCGCGCCAAAACCTATAAATTCGGGCGGCAGATGCGCTGGGAGGTGGTGGCGGCCCAGTACCTGGAGCTGTTCCGGCATTCGGCGGCGGCCGCGGCCAAAAGATCGCTGTCGCTCAAAACGCCCGCCCTGCTGCTGCGCGAACCGGCCTTTGACCTGCTGCACCTGCAGCGGTTGACCGACGACACCGGCTTGATCCAGCATGCCAAGTATATCGTCCCCGACCGGCATACCGGTTACTGCCTGGACGATAATTCCCGCGCCCTGATGCTCTGCGCCTGGGCGGTTTTCCTGCTGCAAAGCGGCGAAGCCAGGGCGCTGATCCCCACCTATTTCAGCTTCACCCATTTTATGCAAAACAAGGACGGACGTTTCCGCAATTTTATCGATTACCAGCGCCGCTTTCTGGACGATAACGGTTCGGACGACGCGGCCGGCCGGGCGCTTTGGGCGCTCGGTTATATCATCTGGCGACCGCCGCACAACGCCTACCGCTCCCTGGCTTTTGAATGTTTTCAAAAGGCTTTGCCCCACATCCGTGGCCTGAACCTGCGCGGCAAAGCGTTGGCCATGCTCGGCTTGGCCGCTTACCTGCGCTGCTACCAGGGGGACGAAAGCGTTGCCGCCCTGCTGCGCGAGTGCGCCGACTATTTATTGGACTTGTACAAAAAGGTTTCCAAAGACGACTGGCGCTGGTTCGAAGAGATCGTTTGTTACGATAACGGGATCATGCCGATGGCGCTTTTCCAGACCTATTCCCTGCTCCGTGAGGAAAAATATTTGCAAGTCGCCAAAGAGACGCTGGAGTTTTTAGAAAAAATGACCAGCAATAACGGCCGGCTCTCGATCGTCGGCAGCCGCGGCTGGTATAAGCGGGGCGGCGAGCGGGCGCAGTACGACCAGCAGCCGATCGACGCGGCCGCCATGGTCCTGGCTTATCAATCGGCTTACCGGGTTACCCGGGAAAAAGAGTACCTGAAAAAGATGCGCTCGGCGTTCGGCTGGTTCCTCGGCGATAACGACATGGGGATGTCGCTCTACGATTACGAGACCAAAGGGTGCGCCGACGGTTTGCTGCCGGAAGGGGTCAGCTTGAACCAGGGCGGGGAGAGCACCGTCTCTTTTCTCATGGCGCTGCTGGCGATGATCGAAGAGTATGAGATCGAAGGGGCGGCTTAG
- a CDS encoding DUF3467 domain-containing protein produces MAEQEIKISISDEVAGGGYSNLAVISHNENEFIMDFIFAHPPTGKVNARIIMSPAHAKRFLRAIQENVNMYEKFFKPIKEAPEPPKFGLEFSKN; encoded by the coding sequence ATGGCAGAACAAGAGATCAAGATCTCGATCAGCGACGAAGTGGCGGGGGGCGGCTACAGCAACCTGGCGGTGATCTCGCACAACGAGAACGAGTTCATCATGGACTTTATTTTCGCGCATCCGCCCACCGGCAAGGTCAACGCCCGGATCATCATGTCCCCGGCCCACGCCAAGCGGTTCCTGCGGGCGATCCAGGAGAACGTCAACATGTACGAAAAATTCTTCAAGCCGATCAAAGAGGCGCCGGAGCCGCCGAAGTTCGGCCTGGAGTTTTCCAAGAATTAA